A section of the Citrus sinensis cultivar Valencia sweet orange chromosome 8, DVS_A1.0, whole genome shotgun sequence genome encodes:
- the LOC102624948 gene encoding receptor-like protein 7 — MGKKFIRNDLLQAYQNLQLQKLTEITNSAYLGNLKEVGFAILFAFSFIFNFTFANFTASSVLPLCHDDERSALLEFKERHINRDLDAWKFDCRPKAASWKPEEGDVDCCSWDGVHCDKNTGHVIKLDLSNSCLFEIINLSRLSYLNLSGTSLSGQILSEILELSNLVSLDLSLNDGPGGRLELQKPNLANLVEKLSNLEILDLGDAFIRSTIPHNLTNLSSLTFVSLRNCELEGRILSSFGNLSKLLHLDLSLNELRGELLVSIGNLHSLKELDLSANILSSELPTSIGNLSSLKKLDLSQNRFFSELPTSIGNLGSLKVLDLSRNGLFGELPTSIQNLFSLEELHLSFNKFSGQIPSSLRNLTQLIVLSLSQNSYRGMIELDFLLTSLKNLEALVLSSNRLSLLTKATSNTTSQKFRYVGLRSCNLTEFPNFLKNQHHLVILDLSANRIHGKIPKWLLDPSMQYLNALNLSHNLLTRFDQHPAVLPGKTFDFSSNNLQGPLPVPPPETILYLVSNNSLTGEIPSWICNLNTLKNLVLSHNSLSGLLPQCLGNFSDELAVLDLQGNNFFGTIPDTFIKESRLGVIDLSHNLFQGRIPRSLVNCSKLEFLDLGNNQISDTFPSWLGTLPNLNVLILRSNTFYGIIKEPRTDCGFSKLHIIDLSNNRFTGKLPSKSFLCWDAMKIVNTTELRYLQDVIPPYGQVSTDLISTYDYSLTMNSKGRMMTYNKIPDILTGIILSSNRFDGVIPTSIANLKGLQVLNLDNNNLQGHIPSCLGNLTNLESLDLSNNRFFF, encoded by the exons ATGGGGAAGAAGTTTATCAGGAATGATTTGCTTCAAG CTTATCAGAATCTTCAGCTTCAAAAACTGACTGAAATAACCAACAGCGCCTATTTGGGAAATCTAAAAGAAGTTGGTTTTGCTATACTG TTCGCTTTTTCcttcatctttaattttacattCGCCAACTTCACTGCTTCTTCTGTGCTGCCACTTTGCCACGATGATGAGCGCTCTGCTttgttggaattcaaagaGAGACACATCAATAGGGATCTTGATGCTTGGAAATTTGACTGTCGTCCTAAAGCGGCATCATGGAAGCCAGAAGAAGGTGATGTTGATTGCTGCTCTTGGGACGGCGTTCATTGCGATAAGAACACTGGTCATGTCATCAAGCTTGACCTCTCCAATAGCTGCCTTTTTG AAATCATCAACCTTTCGAGGTTATCATATTTGAACCTTTCTGGAACTTCTTTATCTGGTCAAATACTATCAGAAATTTTGGAGCTCTCTAATTTGGTATCCCTTGATTTATCACTAAATGATGGTCCTGGTGGTAGACTTGAACTCCAGAAGCCCAATCTCGCAAATTTAGTCGAGAAGTTAAGTAATCTAGAAATACTTGACCTTGGTGATGCTTTTATTCGTTCAACGATACCTCATAACTTGACAAATCTATCTTCTTTGACGTTTGTTTCTCTGCGAAACTGTGAATTGGaag gAAGAATTCTGTCTTCATTTGGCAATTTATCCAAGCTCCTTCATTTGGACCTTTCACTAAATGAATTACGGGGTGAATTGCTTGTTTCCATTGGTAATCTTCATTCTTTGAAAGAACTAGATCTCTCTGCAAATATTTTATCCAGTGAGTTGCCTACTTCGATTGGAAATCttagttctttgaaaaaactTGACCTTTcacaaaatagattttttagtGAATTGCCTACTTCTATTGGAAATCTTGGTTCGTTGAAAGTACTTGACCTTTCACGTAATGGACTTTTTGGTGAGTTGCCTACTTCcattcaaaatcttttttctttggaagAACTTCACCtttcattcaataaattttcag GTCAAATACCATCTTCACTCAGGAATCTTACCCAACTTATTGTCCTTAGCCTTTCTCAGAATTCTTATAGAGGAATGATAGAGCTAGATTTTTTACTTACTAGCTTGAAAAATTTGGAAGCTTTAGTTCTCTCATCAAATAGGTTGTCATTGCTCACCAAAGCCACTTCTAATACCACTTCACAGAAATTTCGGTATGTAGGATTGCGTTCATGCAATCTTACTGAATTTCcaaatttcttgaaaaacCAACATCATTTGGTGATCTTGGACCTTTCCGCCAATAGAATTCATGGAAAAATACCTAAATGGTTGTTAGACCCTAGTATGCAGTATCTCAACGCCTTGAACCTTTCGCATAACTTGTTAACTAGGTTTGATCAGCATCCTGCTGTTCTTCCAGGGAAGACTTTTGATTTTAGCTCTAATAATTTACAAGGACCACTCCCAGTTCCACCCCCGGAAACCATTCTCTATCTAGTTTCAAACAATAGCTTGACAGGGGAAATTCCATCATGGATATGTAATTTGAATACTCTTAAAAACCTTGTTTTGTCTCACAATAGCTTAAGTGGCTTGCTTCCTCAGTGTTTAGGCAATTTCAGTGATGAACTTGCAGTGCTTGACTTGCAAGGGAATAACTTCTTTGGGACCATCCCAGATACTTTCATTAAAGAAAGTAGATTAGGAGTAATTGATTTAAGCCATAATCTTTTTCAAGGAAGAATTCCAAGATCGTTGGTCAACTGTTCAAAGTTGGAATTTCTTGATCTTGGGAACAACCAGATTAGTGACACTTTTCCCTCTTGGTTAGGAACTCTTCCAAACTTGAATGTTCTCATCCTACGATCCAACACATTTTATGGCATTATAAAAGAACCCAGAACTGATTGTGGATTTTCTAAACTCCACATTATTGACCTCTCTAACAACAGATTTACTGGAAAGCTTCCATCAAAGAGTTTCCTGTGTTGGGATGCCATGAAAATTGTCAATACAACTGAGCTAAGATATCTGCAAGATGTGATTCCTCCGTATGGACAAGTGTCCACTGATCTAATTAGCACTTATGACTACTCATTGACAATGAACAGCAAAGGGCGAATGATGACATATAACAAGATTCCAGATATCCTCACGGGCATTATTCTCTCAAGCAATAGATTTGATGGGGTGATTCCAACATCGATTGCAAATTTGAAGGGACTTCAAGTTCTAAACCTCGACAACAATAATCTCCAAGGTCATATTCCGTCATGTTTGGGCAATCTAACAAATTTGGAATCATTGGATCTCTCAAATAAcaggtttttcttttaa
- the LOC127899239 gene encoding receptor-like protein 53 — protein sequence MQDPTFAHNAAVRVPGGATTTRKRSIERKEDDSNPSERATVDNTNVGGIPSSLGNLSKLIYLDLSSNQLSGEIPASIGNLGSLKELDLSTNELSGRLPSSIGNLSSLEKLDLSLNVFSGDMPAVIGNLSSLKALVLSKTNFSSDLPAFIGNLPSLEILDLSGNKISGELPDFFGNLPSLEELDLSGNQLSGDFSVSTGNLTSLKRLSLESCSFLGKLPPSVGNLTQLQWLGLASNNFSGNLPSTIGNLRSLETLDISSCNFSGPIPSSLRNLTQLSCLDLSRNHFSGGMELDVFLISLKNLEVLYLSSNRLSVHTKATSSTTSQKFGTVGLRSCNLTEFPNFLKNQKNVAVLDLSSNRIHGKIPKWLLEQNFSSLNLSHNLLTGLDQYPVVCPWGNRPFSLDFSSNFLQGPLPIPPPRTRNYLISNNSLIGGIAPWICNLNFLEGLDLSRNNLSGLLPHCLGNISNHLSILNLQHNKFFGTIPQTFLGVEWLRMIDLSDNLLQGRIPRSLVNCSNLEFLDLGNNQISDTFPSWLGALPNLNILILQSNKFHGIIREPGTDCGFPKLRIIDISSNRFIGKLPSKYFQCWNAMQVVNTSELKYMQGVILRASYVSEEYGIYDYSLQISNKGQMMSYDKVPNFLTGIVLSSNRFDGEIPTSIANLKGLQVLSVANNSLQGHLPSCLGNLTNMESLDLSNNRFSGQIPQQLVDLTFLEFFNVSHNNLTGPIPQGNQFPEFDNSSFDGNPGLCGRPLSKECENSEPPTNQDHHIDGSEESLFSGA from the exons ATGCAAGATCCCACATTTGCCCATAATGCAGCGGTTAGAGTTCCGGGAGGGGCTACCACTACCCGAAAAAG GTCTATTGAGAGAAAGGAGGACGATTCCAATCCCAGTGAACGAGCAACAGTAGATAACACaaacgttg gaGGAATACCGTCTTCACTTGGTAATCTATCAAAGCTCATCTATTTAGACCTTTCATCGAATCAATTATCGGGTGAGATACCTGCTTCCATTGGAAATCTTGGTTCTTTAAAAGAACTAGACCTTTCAACAAATGAATTATCAGGTAGGCTGCCTTCTTCCATTGGAAATCTTAGTTCTTTGGAAAAACTAGACCTTTCACTGAATGTATTTTCGGGTGACATGCCTGCTGTCATTGGAAATCTTAGTTCTTTGAAAGCACTAGTTCTTTCAAAGACTAATTTTTCTAGTGATTTGCCAGCTTTCATCGGAAATCTTCCTTCTTTGGAAATACTTGATCTTTCAGGGAATAAAATTTCTGGTGAGTTGCCAGATTTCTTTGGAAATCTTCCTTCTTTGGAAGAACTTGACCTTTCAGGGAATCAATTATCGGGTGATTTTTCTGTCTCCACTGGAAATTTAACTTCTTTGAAGAGATTAAGCCTGGAGTCATGTAGTTTTTTGGGAAAACTTCCACCATCAGTAGGTAATCTAACCCAACTACAATGGTTGGGGCTTGCATCTAACAATTTTTCGGGTAACTTGCCTTCTACTATAGGCAATCTTAGGTCATTGGAAACTTTGGATATCTCTTCTTGCAATTTCTCAGGTCCAATTCCTTCTTCACTTAGGAATCTTACCCAACTTAGCTGCCTTGACCTTTCTCGGAATCATTTTAGTGGAGGAATGGAGCTGGATGTTTTTCTTATTAgcctaaaaaatttagaagtaTTATATCTCTCATCAAATAGGTTGTCAGTGCACACCAAAGCCACCTCTAGTACCACTTCACAAAAATTTGGTACAGTAGGGCTGCGTTCATGCAATCTTACGGAATTTCcaaatttcttgaaaaaccaaaagaaTGTGGCCGTGCTTGACCTTTCCTCTAATAGAATTCATGGAAAGATACCTAAATGGTTGTTAGAGCAGAATTTCTCTTCCCTGAACCTTTCCCATAACTTGTTAACAGGACTTGATCAATATCCCGTTGTTTGTCCATGGGGTAACAGACCATTTTCTTTAGATTTTAGTTCTAATTTTTTGCAAGGCCCACTCCCAATTCCACCCCCACGAACCAGGAATTATCTAATTTCAAACAATAGCCTGATAGGGGGAATTGCACCATGGATTtgcaatttgaattttcttgaaGGCCTTGATTTGTCTCGCAATAACTTAAGTGGCTTGCTTCCTCATTGTTTAGGAAATATCAGTAATCACCtctcaatattaaatttacaGCACAACAAATTTTTTGGAACCATTCCTCAAACCTTCTTAGGGGTAGAGTGGTTGAGGATGATTGACTTAAGCGATAATCTATTACAAGGAAGAATTCCGAGATCTCTGGTCAATTGCTCAAACTTAGAATTTCTTGATCTTGGGAACAACCAGATTAGTGACACATTTCCCTCTTGGTTAGGAGCTCTTCCAAACTTGAATATTCTCATCCTACAATCCAACAAATTTCATGGCATTATAAGGGAACCTGGAACTGATTGTGGATTTCCTAAACTCCGCATTATTGACATCTCTAGCAATagatttattggaaagcttcCATCCAAGTACTTCCAGTGTTGGAATGCTATGCAAGTTGTTAATAcaagtgagctaaaatacatGCAAGGCGTGATTTTACGAGCATCGTATGTCAGCGAGGAATATGGCATTTATGATTACTCATTGCAAATAAGCAACAAAGGCCAAATGATGTCATATGACAAGGTTCCAAATTTCCTCACGGGCATTGTTCTCTCGAGCAACAGATTCGATGGGGAGATTCCAACATCAATTGCCAATTTAAAAGGACTTCAAGTTCTCAGCGTCGCCAACAACAGTCTCCAAGGCCATCTTCCATCATGTTTGGGCAATCTAACAAATATGGAGTCGTTGGATCTCTCAAACAACAGGTTTTCAGGACAGATTCCTCAACAACTAGTTGATCTCACATTCCTTGAATTCTTTAATGTCTCACACAACAATCTCACTGGACCCATACCACAAGGAAACCAATTTCCTGAATTTGACAATAGTTCATTCGATGGAAACCCGGGATTGTGTGGAAGGCCTTTGTCCAAAGAATGTGAGAATTCTGAACCTCCAACAAATCAGGATCATCATATTGACGGCTCAGAAGAGTCTCTGTTTTCAGGCGCCTGA
- the LOC127899240 gene encoding uncharacterized protein LOC127899240, translated as MCVDFTDLNKACPKDSFPLPKIDQLVDSTAGHGLLSFMDAFSGYNQIPMDEQDEESTAFITNMGLFCYRVMPFGLKNAGATYQRLVNKIFKPLIGHTMEVYVDDMITKSKEPRDHVKHLEETFELLRKYEMKLNSEKCAFGVSSGKFLGFLVSHRGIEANPEKIRSVTEMRSPRTVKEVQSLTGKLAALNRFISRATDKCHPFFQIIKKLRKMEWTSECEEAFGQLKEYLARAPLLSTPREGDQLFLYLAISEWATSSVLVREEEGKQHPVYYTSKALVDAETRYPLMERWALTLITAARKLRPYFQAHQIVVITDQPLWQTLQKPDASGRLVKWSVELSEFDLSYKPRGAIKAQALAEFMVDRAEPGEEVREEQPIEQEKTEGVWLIMVDGSCSEQGSGAGVVIRSPEGTEITYAVKFEFQLTNNQAEYEAFITGLGLAHALRAERIEIRADSQLVCNQLNDQFQARGEKMGLYLKKARQMVGLFQEVEVKQISQNENYRADMLARMAAIADPKLPKSVPLEVRTSPSIGEEVEVMRVSTGESWMDPIRAYIRDGVLPEDKRQARKLKCRAARYTLLDEVLYRRGFTLPLLRCVDEEEADYVLREIHEGICGNHSGARTLAFKALRQGYFWPTMHQDAKRMTKNCKTYQSFSEVPAQPPEKLTTMTSLWPFTQWGIDLIGPLPKGRRAATHAIVAIDYFTKWVEVGALSQITERKTTDFIWKNIIYRYGIPYTIITNNGKQFDNGNFREFCQNLGVDLKLGEKKGAWVDELPRVLWAYRTTHKTATGETPFALAFGHEAVVPAEIGVGTHRTEYFTEKQNDEQICLSLDLLEEKREGASQKVTQCQQRVMRYYNKNVRVRQFQTEDWVLRKVNQNTRNPNHGALRPKWEGPYRVIRATGPGAYKLAYPDGREVKRSWNAEHLKKYFQ; from the exons ATGTGTGTGGACTTCACGGACCTCAATAAGGCATGCCCAAAGGACAGTTTTCCCCTACCCAAAATAGATCAGCTGGTGGACTCAACAGCAGGTCACGGTCTGCTCAGTTTCATGGATGCCTTTTCTGGATACAACCAAATACCcatggacgagcaggatgaggaaAGCACTGCCTTTATAACTAACATGGGTTTGTTTTGCTACAGGGTAATGCCTTTCGGCCTAAAAAATGCAGGAGCCACCTATCAAAGGTTGGTAAACAAGATCTTCAAGCCGTTGATTGGACACACTATGGAGGTATACGTGGATGATATGATTACAAAGTCCAAAGAGCCGAGGGATCATGTGAAGCATCTAGAAGAGACCTTTGAATTACTGAGGAAGTATGAGATGAAACTAAACTCGGAGAAATGTGCATTTGGGGTCAGCTCGGGCAAATTCCTCGGATTCCTGGTAAGCCACCGAGGGATTGAGGCCAACCCCGAAAAAATACGATCGGTTACAGAAATGAGATCTCCGCGGACAGTTAAGGAGGTGCAGAGCCTTACAGGGAAATTGGCAGCATTGAACCGATTCATCTCGCGGGCCACAGATAAATGCCACCCTTTCTTCCAAATCATAAAGAAATTGAGAAAGATGGAGTGGACATCAGAGTGCGAGGAAGCATTTGGGCAGCTGAAGGAATATCTGGCCCGTGCACCGTTACTGTCAACTCCGAGAGAGGGTGACCAGCTGTTTCTGTACCTGGCAATCTCTGAATGGGCTACCAGCTCGGTTTTGGTCAGAGAAGAGGAAGGAAAGCAACACCCGGTATACTACACGAGCAAGGCCCTGGTAGACGCAGAAACCAGATATCCATTGATGGAGAGGTGGGCGCTGACTCTAATAACTGCAGCCCGAAAACTCAGACCGTATTTTCAGGCCCACCAGATTGTTGTGATAACTGACCAGCCTCTTTGGCAAACACTTCAAAAACCAGATGCATCTGGTCGGTTAGTAAAATGGTCTGTGGAGCTAAGTGAATTTGACCTCTCCTATAAACCCCGAGGAGCAATCAAAGCCCAAGCACTGGCAGAATTTATGGTTGACCGAGCGGAGCCAGGGGAAGAAGTTCGGGAGGAGCAACCAATAGAGCAGGAGAAAACAGAGGGGGTGTGGTTGATAATGGTTGATGGATCATGTAGTGAGCAAGGATCCGGAGCAGGAGTTGTAATACGGAGCCCAGAAGGGACCGAAATAACATATGCAGTGAAGTTCGAATTTCAGCTCACAAACAACCAAGCTGAATATGAAGCCTTTATCACCGGGCTCGGACTTGCACACGCTTTAAGAGCAGAGAGGATAGAAATTCGAGCAGATTCCCAATTGGTATGTAATCAGCTCAACGATCAGTTCCAAGCAAGGGGAGAGAAGATGggtctttatttgaaaaaggcAAGGCAGATGGTCGGGCTTTTCCAAGAAGTGGAGGTAAAGCAGATATCCCAGAATGAGAATTACCGAGCAGATATGTTGGCTAGGATGGCCGCAATTGCAGATCCGAAATTACCTAAGTCGGTCCCACTAGAGGTAAGGACCTCGCCGAGTATAGGAGAGGAAGTGGAGGTGATGAGAGTAAGCACTGGAGAATCCTGGATGGACCCGATTCGCGCATATATCCGCGACGGAGTTTTACCAGAGGACAAAAGGCAAGCAAGAAAGTTAAAATGCCGAGCAGCGAGGTACACGCTACTAGATGAAGTGTTGTATCGCCGAGGGTTCACCTTGCCCCTTTTGAGATGTGTGGATGAGGAGGAGGCAGATTATGTACTGAGGGAGATTCATGAAGGAATATGCGGCAATCATTCGGGGGCAAGAACTTTAGCCTTCAAGGCACTTCGGCAAGGATACTTCTGGCCAACCATGCACCAGGATGCGAAAAGGATGACAAAGAACTGTAAAACCTACCAAAGCTTCTCTGAGGTTCCTGCACAACCCCCAGAAAAGCTGACCACTATGACATCCCTGTGGCCTTTCACTCAGTGGGGAATCGACTTGATTGGTCCGTTACCTAAGGGCCGGAGAGCGGCGACACATGCAATTGTGGCAATAGACTACTTCACCAAGTGGGTGGAAGTGGGGGCCCTCAGCCAAATCACGGAGAGAAAGACAACTGATTTCATTTGGAAGAACATCATCTACAGATACGGGATTCCCTATACCATCATTACAAACAACGGGAAGCAATTTGACAACGGCAACTTCAGGGAATTTTGCCAAAATTTGGGGGTGGATCTGAA GTTGGGAGAGAAGAAGGGAGCCTGGGTTGACGAGCTACCAAGAGTGTTATGGGCATACCGAACAACTCACAAAACCGCCACGGGGGAAACCCCGTTCGCTTTAGCTTTCGGTCATGAGGCGGTAGTCCCAGCAGAAATTGGAGTGGGGACACATCGAACGGAATATTTCACTGAGAAGCAAAATGACGAGCAGATCTGCTTAAGCCTGGACCTACTTGAGGAGAAAAGGGAAGGGGCCTCGCAGAAAGTGACCCAGTGTCAGCAAAGGGTTATgcgttattacaacaagaacgTACGCGTGAGGCAGTTCCAAACAGAAGATTGGGTGCTCAGGAAGGTGAACCAAAACACCAGGAATCCCAACCATGGAGCTCTTAGACCAAAATGGGAAGGCCCATACAGGGTGATACGAGCAACTGGACCAGGAGCCTACAAGCTGGCGTATCCAGACGGACGAGAGGTGAAGAGGTCGTGGAACGCCGAGCACTTGAAAAAGTACTTCCAGTAA
- the LOC127899241 gene encoding receptor like protein 22-like, protein MNGSNLGIIDMSHNLLQGRIPKSLANCAVLEIIDLGNNQIIDTFPAWLGTLSELDILVLQSNNFHGEIKEHKMECGFPKLRIVDLSNNSFTGNLPSKYFQCWNAMKFVNASQLRYMRNFLSSYFSFDFYGYFPHYYYSLTMSNKGQMLSYEKIPYILTAVILSSNGFHGEIPTSIANLKGLQVLSLANNNLEGHIPSCFGDLTKLESLDLSNNWFSGQIPQQLTGLTFLEFFNVSHNNLTGPIPEANQFPTFDSSSFDGNSGLCGKPLFKECENSEAPANEDQIADSKALLSGAFDWEIVLIGYAGGVVAGLVLGFNFSTGIVGWFLEKLGMQQKKRRKNRRRRN, encoded by the coding sequence ATGAATGGAAGTAATTTGGGGATAATTGATATGAGccataatttattacaagGAAGAATTCCTAAATCATTAGCCAATTGTGCAGTGTTAGAAATTATTGATCTTGGGAATAACCAAATCATTGATACTTTTCCTGCATGGTTGGGAACTCTTTCGGAGTTAGATATTCTCGTCTTACAATCCAACAACTTCCATGGTGAAATCAAGGAACATAAAATGGAGTGTGGATTTCCGAAGCTTCGAATCGTTGACCTATCTAACAACAGTTTTACAGGTAATCTTCCatctaaatattttcaatgttGGAATGCCATGAAATTTGTCAATGCGAGTCAACTGAGATACATGCGAAATTTTCTCTCTTCGTATTTTTCGTTTGACTTCTATGGATATTTTCCccattattattactcattgACAATGAGCAACAAAGGCCAAATGTTGTCCTATGAAAAGATTCCATATATCCTTACCGCCGTCATCCTCTCAAGCAATGGATTTCATGGAGAGATTCCAACATCGATTGCCAATTTAAAGGGGCTTCAAGTTCTGAGCCTCGCCAACAATAACCTCGAAGGGCATATTCCATCATGTTTCGGCGACCTAACAAAATTAGAATCATTGGATCTCTCAAACAACTGGTTTTCGGGACAGATTCCACAGCAGCTAACTGGGCTCACATTCCTTGAATTCTTCAATGTCTCACACAACAATCTCACGGGACCCATTCCAGAAGCAAACCAATTTCCTACATTTGACAGTAGTTCATTTGATGGGAACTCTGGATTGTGTGGAAAGCCTTTGTTCAAAGAGTGTGAGAATTCTGAAGCTCCAGCAAATGAAGATCAGATTGCAGACTCGAAGGCTCTGCTTTCAGGCGCATTTGATTGGGAAATCGTTCTGATAGGTTATGCAGGTGGAGTTGTTGCGGGATTAGTTCTCGGGTTCAACTTCAGCACAGGGATAGTCGGATGGTTTCTGGAGAAATTGGGGATgcagcaaaaaaaaagaaggaaaaataggAGACGTAGAAACTGA